A segment of the Rhizobium glycinendophyticum genome:
TTCCTGCGAATATTTTGTGAGAGCATAGATCGAGGAGAGGTCGACCGGCTTTTCTTCATCCGTCGGCACGGGCACGAGCGGCTGGCCATCGGCAGATTTCAGGTCCCATTGACCGGCCTTCACATGCTCGGCGCGGCGACGGACGAGACCGAGGCTTTGCCCATCGGCAGCCTCATACCGACCCTCGCCATAGACGCTCATCGAGGAGGCAACGACGAGTTTCTTGATCGGCTTCCCGATCATCGCCTCAAGCAGGACAGCCGTGCCCAGATCATTGGCGCCGACATAGCGGGCGATTTCGTACATCGACTGGCCGACACCGACTTCGGCAGCCAGATGCACCACGCCATCTACGCCGTCGAGCGCTTCTTCTATGACCTCCCGGTCACGCACATCGCCGCGCAGAACCTCGACTTCATCTGGTAACACCGCTTCCGTATCGCCATGCACCTGCTCGAGAGCGCGTCGAGAACACGCACGTCATAGCCATTTTCGAGAAGTTCTTCCGTCACGTGACGGCCGATGAAACCGCGGCCGCCAGTCACTAAAATTCTTGTCATGGTAACCCTCTGAAACACGGAAAACAGGTGTGGTATCAGAGGGCCGAACCGGAGCAGGGAACGAAGGTTCCTGCTGCTGCTGCATCTTTTTCATCAATGTCATCATCAATGACTTCATCATTGACTTAATGCCGGGGGGGAACCGGACACCTTGGTGCGTGTTGGGCGGCTGTTCACCCAAGGGATTTTTATGACACGCGAGGGACGCAGTGCGACACACGACGGCCCCAGCGAGGTCTCGAGCGTCATTGACCAGAACATGGAAGCGCTAATCCAACGTCAGCGCGAAAACGAGAAAGACCGGTCATTTCAGGAAAAAGTCGCCGGTGGGATCACCCGTTTTGCCGGCAGCATGGTCTTCGTCTACCTTCATCTCGCCTTTTTCGGGACTTGGATCACCGTCAATCTTGGACTGGTTCCGATCATGTCGCCTTTCGACCCCACATTGGTGATCCTGGCAATGGTCGCTTCCGTCGAGGCAATCTTCATTTCAACCTTCGTCCTGATCAGCCAGAACCGGATGGCGGCAGAAAGCGAGAAACGCGCAGAGCTTGCCCTGCAGATCTCGCTGCTGAACGAGCATGAAACGACGCGCATCATCACCATGCTTTCGGCCATCGCCGAAAAGCTCAATGTCGGTACAGAGGTCCATCCGGAGGAACTTGCGGAACTGAAGCAGGATGTGTCGCCCGAAGTTGTGCTTGCGGAGATCGAGCGGCGAAAGCCGGATTAGGTTGAGAGCTTCTTCTTCATCTTCTTTGACTCCCAAGGGAACAGACCCGGAGATCGGCGGTTCGAGCCCTCGATCCCGGCCGATGTTCTGGAGGACAAACATGGACACGACGAACCACCGCCGCAGCGAGGAACTCGTTTCGGCAGGTCCCGCCGCCGGCGAACTTGCCATAGAGCGCAGCACATTGCGTGCACCTGATGCAAACGAGGTGCGCGTGCGGCTGGAAGGCTGCGGCGTCTGCGCATCCAACCTCACGCCCTGGTCCGGCCCCGACTGGATGACGTTCCCCACGGAACCCGGTGGTCTCGGCCACGAAGGCTGGGGGCGCGTCGATGCCGTTGGAAGCGACGTCGATTCATTCAACGTGGGCGACCGCGTCGCGATGCTCAGCTACCACGCCTATGCCAGCCACGATTTTGCGCCCGCCGATATGGTGGTGGCACTGCCGAAGGCTCTCGACGGTCAGCCGTTTCCGGGAGAACCCCTCGGCTGTGCGATGAACATCTTTCGCCGCTCGGAGATCAAGGCAGGTCAGACAGTGGCGATTGTCGGCATCGGCTTTCTCGGCGCCCTTCTAACCCAGCTCGCCACCAAAGCCGGCGCCCGCGTCATCGCCATTTCCCGGCGACCGGATTCGCTTGAAATCGCAAAAGCGATGGGGGCGGAAGTCACCATTGCGATGGACGACCACTGGCGGATCATCGAGGAGGTGCGAGGCCTGACCAAGGATAAGTTCTGCGACTGCGTGATCGAGGCGGTGGGCAAACAATGGCCGCTCGACCTCGCCGGCGAACTGACCAAGGAGCGCGGGCGGCTGGTCATTGCAGGCTATCACCAGGATGGCCCACGCCAGGTCAATATGCAGATGTGGAACTGGCGCGGGCTCGACGTCATCAATGCCCATGAGCGCGATCCTGCTGTCTACATTGACGGCATTCGGGAAGCGGTTGCCGCAGTGACCGATGGACGGCTCGACCCGACACCGCTCTATACGCACCGGTATCCGCTGGAGAAACTCGACGAAGCTCTGAACGACACCCGTGACAGGCCCGATCACTTCCACAAAGCCCTGGTGGTCTACCCATGAGCGGCCTTGCAGAGACCCGGGCCCTTGCCGAAAACCCCGCCAAGACTGGTAGCAAGGCGAGTAGCGTGACAAAACGCTTGCGGATCGGCTTCCTTGGAGTCGGATGGATCGGCCGGCATCGTATGGAAGCCATGCTTGCGACAGGGCTTGCCGACGCGGTCGCCATCGCCGATCCGTCAGCAGAGATGCTTGACGCTGCTCTCGCTGTTGCCCCCGAGGCGCAACAGGCGCATGACCTCGACAACCTGCTGACCCATGATCTTGACGGCCTGGTGATCGCCACGCCAAGCGCTGCCCATGCAGCCCAATCCATTGAAGCCCTGAAGAGAGGCGTGCCCGTCTTTTGCCAGAAGCCGCTCGGCCCAAGTGCAGCAGAGGTCGAGGCTGTGGTTGAGGCCGCCCGCCAGAATGATCTTCTGCTCGGAGTGGACCTCTCCTACCGCCAGACCGATGGGATGCAACGCATCAAGGCGCTGCTCGACGAGCAGGCATTGGGCGAGACCTTCGCCGCCGATCTCGTGTTCCACAACGCCTATGGTCCCGACAAGCCGTGGTTCTATGACAGATCCCTGTCCGGTGGCGGTTGCGTCATCGATCTCGGTGTCCATCTGGTAGATTTGGCACTCTGGTCTTTGGGTTTTCCCGAGGTCGATGAGGTCTCGTCGACCTTGCTGTCCAAGGGCCGCCCCGTCGGGCCTGATAGCGACGAGGTGGAAGATTATGCTGTCGCTAACCTGACCCTCAAAGGTGGCGCGGTTGTCCGGATTGCCTGCTCCTGGCGGCTCCAGGCCGGCACAGAGGCCATCATTCAGGCAAGCTTCTACGGCACGCAGGGTGGTGCCAGCCTGCAGAATGTCGACGGTTCCTTCTACAAGCTGACAGCCGACCGGTTCCTTGGCACGTCCACGGAAAGCCTTGCCGGTCTCCAAGAGGACTGGGGTGGCTTTGCCGCAGCCGCCTGGATCAGGCAACTTGCACAAGACCCGGGCTTTGATCCGGATTGCGAGCACCTCGTCCAGAGTGCAAAGGTCCTCGACAGGATCTATGGCAGATAGATCTCTCATCTCGTTACAGTTTGCCATCTCAATGCCACCTGTCGGCGCAAATCCGGCAGGTCAGCGCCTATAGGTGCGAGCCATGTCACAGACATCTGACGTGGCTGCGGGATTGGAGCCTTTAGGCCACGAGATCGTGGGTGCCTAAGCGTGCTCACGGCCCACTTGTCAACATCCGGA
Coding sequences within it:
- a CDS encoding DUF1003 domain-containing protein, whose product is MTREGRSATHDGPSEVSSVIDQNMEALIQRQRENEKDRSFQEKVAGGITRFAGSMVFVYLHLAFFGTWITVNLGLVPIMSPFDPTLVILAMVASVEAIFISTFVLISQNRMAAESEKRAELALQISLLNEHETTRIITMLSAIAEKLNVGTEVHPEELAELKQDVSPEVVLAEIERRKPD
- a CDS encoding MDR/zinc-dependent alcohol dehydrogenase-like family protein, which translates into the protein MDTTNHRRSEELVSAGPAAGELAIERSTLRAPDANEVRVRLEGCGVCASNLTPWSGPDWMTFPTEPGGLGHEGWGRVDAVGSDVDSFNVGDRVAMLSYHAYASHDFAPADMVVALPKALDGQPFPGEPLGCAMNIFRRSEIKAGQTVAIVGIGFLGALLTQLATKAGARVIAISRRPDSLEIAKAMGAEVTIAMDDHWRIIEEVRGLTKDKFCDCVIEAVGKQWPLDLAGELTKERGRLVIAGYHQDGPRQVNMQMWNWRGLDVINAHERDPAVYIDGIREAVAAVTDGRLDPTPLYTHRYPLEKLDEALNDTRDRPDHFHKALVVYP
- a CDS encoding Gfo/Idh/MocA family protein, coding for MTKRLRIGFLGVGWIGRHRMEAMLATGLADAVAIADPSAEMLDAALAVAPEAQQAHDLDNLLTHDLDGLVIATPSAAHAAQSIEALKRGVPVFCQKPLGPSAAEVEAVVEAARQNDLLLGVDLSYRQTDGMQRIKALLDEQALGETFAADLVFHNAYGPDKPWFYDRSLSGGGCVIDLGVHLVDLALWSLGFPEVDEVSSTLLSKGRPVGPDSDEVEDYAVANLTLKGGAVVRIACSWRLQAGTEAIIQASFYGTQGGASLQNVDGSFYKLTADRFLGTSTESLAGLQEDWGGFAAAAWIRQLAQDPGFDPDCEHLVQSAKVLDRIYGR